From Arachis stenosperma cultivar V10309 chromosome 2, arast.V10309.gnm1.PFL2, whole genome shotgun sequence, one genomic window encodes:
- the LOC130962015 gene encoding putative disease resistance protein At3g14460 isoform X1 — protein sequence MAVKFDGGAYLTSFVDAILEKLSPILEDDSFVERNILLGRLEKSLYEVGPVLDDAEQKQFTDKRVKKWLVDLQDALYFADDLLDEISTKAAIAATQRDPGNSSSWSGVVDSYIEDTGDMEKVVGTLESVVAKKHYHRLKECPKVDTSSWRIPSTSLVVSSDIFGRDEDKEKIIKLLLDDTRHAVTVIPIVGMGGIGKTTLAQLVYSDVKVVENFDTRVWVCVAENPDPVHVTRTIIGAIDSRLCTMDNFNFLQTNLKEKLTGKTFLVVLDDVWHDQQDTWEDFLKPFRNGNNGSKILLTTRNEKVASVFTAPNGHYQLSLLSGEDCWSVFLKHSSVSTNSKQYATLEPIGRKIVEKCKGLPLAVKTLGGLLRNKYNVRDWENILESEIWELSVDESKIVPALRVSYHYLPSHLKRCFVYCSLFPEDYRFVKDELILLWMAEGLLQPMENNTLENIGCAYFDELVARSFFQLYSPGAGLFVMHDLMHDLATFFAGKFFSRVDKFGNPHMADSKTRHLSYWDPISRFLEAYNGAIYVRTFLHVRVQSWLKQLRCLRVLSFGPFEILSLPDSIGELIHLRYLDLSETPIVTLPESLCKLYNLQTLKLWGCKKLEMLPSGMQDLVNLRHLDIGGAHSLQEMPKGMSKLKHLNFLSGYIVGEQVENGIRELGALDDLHGSLCISKLKNVKDSGEALEAKMGNKKHIIILDLKWFREDDDDDDVDKWLGEDDYDEEKEEDDCGGGGDTVDVEKERDILDKLQPHRNLEWLSIYRYRGETFPDWLGLPCYSNMTTLILFVCKNCRQVPSLGQLPSLQYLAIRGLHGLERIGGEFYNKAESSHQGTPFRSLESLIFNGMPRWREWHIPHDFDGFPKLKTLSILKCPVLSGDLPAHLPALEELIIWKCEELACSLPRAPKLRQSIIAGSGMKDPEDDEIIISKTQQAKSVLECLLHIQSPSCLRRLRIHKCSSAISISGDYLPDSLQFLKISGCSNLTISEPLQHKSLTEVVVSKCDSLTMFPLGALPNLKALRISSCRRLVSVPALGFAAPHLEELYMRDCPEMDCFGEEWLPPSLTSLWIFNCEKVGRWITSKGLQSEGLTHLFLRQWNEVKSFPREGCLPASLQSLYLESFSNLETLDCKGLHQLTSLQELSIVWCPKLENITQQNLPASISKLIITGECPLRSKLEEMNDPRIQFDAGNWFCSHLPHTHCTPSSYNANMLWRRHDLLLNSHMEHQSGLS from the exons ATGGCTGTAAAATTTGATGGTGGAGCTTATCTCACTTCCTTTGTTGATGCTATTTTGGAGAAGCTTTCTCCAATACTTGAAGACGACTCATTTGTGGAAAGGAACATCTTGCTTGGAAGGTTAGAGAAAAGTCTGTATGAGGTTGGACCTGTTCTTGATGATGCTGAGCAGAAGCAGTTCACTGACAAGAGAGTCAAGAAGTGGCTTGTTGATCTCCAAGATGCTCTCTATTTTGCTGATGACTTGCTCGATGAGATCTCCACTAAAGCTGCCATCGCCGCCACTCAAAGGGATCCAGGTAACTCTTCTTCCTGGTCTGGTGTTGTTGATTCATATATTGAAGATACTGGTGACATGGAAAAAGTAGTTGGTACACTAGAGTCTGTTGTAGCAAAGAAACATTATCATCGTCTGAAAGAGTGCCCCAAGGTGGACACGTCGTCATGGAGAATTCCATCCACATCTCTCGTTGTAAGTTCTGACATTTTTGGTCGGGACGAAGACAAGGAGAAGATAATCAAATTGCTGTTAGATGATACTCGTCATGCTGTGACTGTCATCCCCATTGTGGGTATGGGCGGAATAGGAAAAACTACTCTGGCTCAACTGGTTTACAGTGATGTCAAAGTGGTGGAAAATTTTGACACGAGAGTATGGGTGTGTGTTGCTGAAAATCCAGACCCTGTTCATGTTACAAGGACAATAATAGGAGCAATAGATTCCCGTCTCTGTACTATggacaattttaattttcttcagACTAATTTGAAGGAAAAGTTAACAGGAAAGACATTCTTAGTTGTTTTAGACGATGTCTGGCATGATCAACAAGACACATGGGAGGATTTCCTGAAACCTTTTCGGAATGGGAATAATGGAAGTAAAATTCTCTTAACAACGCGTAATGAAAAGGTTGCTTCTGTGTTCACAGCTCCTAATGGACATTATCAACTAAGTTTATTGTCAGGCGAAGATTGTTGGTCGGTGTTTTTGAAGCATTCATCCGTTTCTACTAATTCCAAACAATATGCAACTCTAGAACCAATTGGTAGAAAAATTGTTGAAAAGTGTAAGGGGTTACCTTTGGCTGTGAAGACACTTGGAGGTTTACTGCGCAATAAGTATAATGTAAGGGATTGGGAGAATATACTTGAAAGTGAAATTTGGGAACTCTCGGTGGATGAAAGTAAGATTGTTCCTGCACTAAGAGTTAGCTATCACTACCTCCCTTCACATTTAAAGCGGTGCTTTGTTTATTGCTCATTGTTTCCTGAAGATTATCGATTTGTCAAAGATGAATTAATCTTGCTGTGGATGGCTGAAGGTCTCTTACAACCAATGGAAAACAACACATTAGAAAATATTGGTTGTGCATATTTTGATGAATTAGTTGCAAGATCATTTTTTCAACTTTATAGCCCCGGTGCTGGGTTATTTGTAATGCACGATCTCATGCATGATCTAGCGACGTTTTTTGCTGGAAAATTCTTTTCCAGAGTCGACAAATTTGGCAATCCACACATGGCAGATAGCAAAACTCGTCATTTGTCATATTGGGATCCAATCTCGAGATTTCTAGAGGCCTATAATGGAGCGATATATGTGAGAACATTTCTACATGTTCGTGTTCAATCATGGCTAAAACAATTAAGGTGTTTAAGAGTTTTGTCATTTGGTCCCTTTGAAATTCTGTCATTACCTGATTCAATAGGTGAGTTGATCCATTTGCGTTATTTGGATCTCTCTGAGACACCTATTGTGACATTGCCTGAATCATTGTGTAAATTATACAATCTCCAAACTTTGAAGTTGTGGGGTTGTAAGAAGCTAGAGATGCTTCCCAGCGGCATGCAAGATCTTGTGAACCTACGCCATCTTGATATCGGGGGAGCTCATAGTTTACAAGAGATGCCAAAAGGAATGAGTAAGTTAAAGCATCTGAATTTCTTAAGTGGTTATATTGTCGGGGAGCAAGTGGAGAATGGGATAAGAGAACTGGGAGCACTTGACGATCTTCATGGCTCACTTTGCATTTCCAAATTAAAGAATGTGAAAGACAGCGGTGAAGCTTTGGAGGCAAAGATGGGTAACAAGAAGCACATCATCATTTTAGACTTGAAATGGTTTcgagaagatgatgatgatgatgatgttgacaAATGGCTTGGAGAAGACGACTACGACGaagagaaggaggaggatgattgtggtggtggtggtgatacTGTTGAtgttgaaaaagagagagatatacTTGACAAGTTACAACCTCACCGAAACTTGGAGTGGTTATCAATTTATAGGTACAGGGGTGAAACATTCCCCGATTGGTTAGGCCTTCCTTGCTACTCCAATATGACTACATTGATTCTGTTTGTCTGTAAGAATTGCCGTCAGGTTCCTTCACTGGGACAGTTACCCTCTCTGCAGTATCTGGCGATACGTGGACTTCATGGGTTGGAGAGAATTGGTGGTGAGTTTTACAACAAAGCTGAATCATCTCATCAGGGCACACCCTTCAGATCTCTGGAGAGTCTGATATTTAATGGAATGCCTCGCTGGCGAGAGTGGCACATTCCTCATGACTTTGATGGATTTCCAAAACTTAAAACCCTTTCCATACTCAAGTGTCCGGTGTTAAGTGGAGATCTGCCTGCTCACCTTCCAGCTCTGGAGGAACTTATCATTTGGAAATGTGAAGAGCTTGCGTGTTCACTTCCGAGAGCTCCCAAGCTTCGCCAATCAATTATAGCCGGTTCCGGGATGAAGGATCCGGAAGATGACGAGataataatttcaaaaactCAGCAGGCGAAGTCCGTATTGGAGTGCCTGCTCCACATCCAATCGCCTTCGTGTCTCCGACGTTTGAGAATCCACAAGTGTTCGTCAGCCATATCAATTTCAGGAGACTATTTGCCGGATTCATTACAATTTCTGAAAATCTCGGGTTGTTCAAACTTAACAATCTCAGAGCCACTGCAACACAAGTCCCTAACGGAGGTAGTTGTGAGCAAGTGTGATTCACTGACGATGTTTCCATTGGGGGCCCTTCCAAATCTCAAGGCACTCCGTATCTCAAGTTGCCGCCGTTTAGTATCTGTGCCGGCGCTAGGCTTTGCTGCACCCCACCTAGAGGAACTGTATATGCGGGATTGCCCAGAAATGGATTGTTTTGGAGAGGAGTGGCTCCCGCCGAGCTTGACATCTCTTTGGATCTTTAATTGCGAGAAAGTAGGGAGGTGGATAACATCAAAGGGTTTGCAGAGTGAAGGCCTTACCCATCTTTTCCTTCGACAATGGAATGAAGTTAAGTCGTTCCCCAGAGAGGGTTGCCTTCCTGCTTCCCTCCAGTCTCTATATTTGGAGTCCTTTTCAAATCTGGAGACTCTAGACTGCAAAGGGCTTCACCAACTCACCTCCCTCCAAGAATTATCAATTGTTTGGTGTCCAAAGCTGGAGAATATCACACAACAAAACCTGCCTGCCTCCATATCAAAACTCATCATCACCGGAGAATGTCCTTTGAGGAGCAAGCTGGAAGAGATGAACGACCCACGGATTCAATTCGACGCAGGTAATTGGTTTTGCTCTCATCTTCCCCATACTCACTGCACGCCCTCCAGTTACAATGCTAATATGTTATGGAGGAG GCACGATCTATTGCTGAACTCACATATGGAACATCAAAGTGGATTATCCTAG
- the LOC130962015 gene encoding putative disease resistance protein At3g14460 isoform X2, with protein sequence MAVKFDGGAYLTSFVDAILEKLSPILEDDSFVERNILLGRLEKSLYEVGPVLDDAEQKQFTDKRVKKWLVDLQDALYFADDLLDEISTKAAIAATQRDPGNSSSWSGVVDSYIEDTGDMEKVVGTLESVVAKKHYHRLKECPKVDTSSWRIPSTSLVVSSDIFGRDEDKEKIIKLLLDDTRHAVTVIPIVGMGGIGKTTLAQLVYSDVKVVENFDTRVWVCVAENPDPVHVTRTIIGAIDSRLCTMDNFNFLQTNLKEKLTGKTFLVVLDDVWHDQQDTWEDFLKPFRNGNNGSKILLTTRNEKVASVFTAPNGHYQLSLLSGEDCWSVFLKHSSVSTNSKQYATLEPIGRKIVEKCKGLPLAVKTLGGLLRNKYNVRDWENILESEIWELSVDESKIVPALRVSYHYLPSHLKRCFVYCSLFPEDYRFVKDELILLWMAEGLLQPMENNTLENIGCAYFDELVARSFFQLYSPGAGLFVMHDLMHDLATFFAGKFFSRVDKFGNPHMADSKTRHLSYWDPISRFLEAYNGAIYVRTFLHVRVQSWLKQLRCLRVLSFGPFEILSLPDSIGELIHLRYLDLSETPIVTLPESLCKLYNLQTLKLWGCKKLEMLPSGMQDLVNLRHLDIGGAHSLQEMPKGMSKLKHLNFLSGYIVGEQVENGIRELGALDDLHGSLCISKLKNVKDSGEALEAKMGNKKHIIILDLKWFREDDDDDDVDKWLGEDDYDEEKEEDDCGGGGDTVDVEKERDILDKLQPHRNLEWLSIYRYRGETFPDWLGLPCYSNMTTLILFVCKNCRQVPSLGQLPSLQYLAIRGLHGLERIGGEFYNKAESSHQGTPFRSLESLIFNGMPRWREWHIPHDFDGFPKLKTLSILKCPVLSGDLPAHLPALEELIIWKCEELACSLPRAPKLRQSIIAGSGMKDPEDDEIIISKTQQAKSVLECLLHIQSPSCLRRLRIHKCSSAISISGDYLPDSLQFLKISGCSNLTISEPLQHKSLTEVVVSKCDSLTMFPLGALPNLKALRISSCRRLVSVPALGFAAPHLEELYMRDCPEMDCFGEEWLPPSLTSLWIFNCEKVGRWITSKGLQSEGLTHLFLRQWNEVKSFPREGCLPASLQSLYLESFSNLETLDCKGLHQLTSLQELSIVWCPKLENITQQNLPASISKLIITGECPLRSKLEEMNDPRIQFDAGTIYC encoded by the exons ATGGCTGTAAAATTTGATGGTGGAGCTTATCTCACTTCCTTTGTTGATGCTATTTTGGAGAAGCTTTCTCCAATACTTGAAGACGACTCATTTGTGGAAAGGAACATCTTGCTTGGAAGGTTAGAGAAAAGTCTGTATGAGGTTGGACCTGTTCTTGATGATGCTGAGCAGAAGCAGTTCACTGACAAGAGAGTCAAGAAGTGGCTTGTTGATCTCCAAGATGCTCTCTATTTTGCTGATGACTTGCTCGATGAGATCTCCACTAAAGCTGCCATCGCCGCCACTCAAAGGGATCCAGGTAACTCTTCTTCCTGGTCTGGTGTTGTTGATTCATATATTGAAGATACTGGTGACATGGAAAAAGTAGTTGGTACACTAGAGTCTGTTGTAGCAAAGAAACATTATCATCGTCTGAAAGAGTGCCCCAAGGTGGACACGTCGTCATGGAGAATTCCATCCACATCTCTCGTTGTAAGTTCTGACATTTTTGGTCGGGACGAAGACAAGGAGAAGATAATCAAATTGCTGTTAGATGATACTCGTCATGCTGTGACTGTCATCCCCATTGTGGGTATGGGCGGAATAGGAAAAACTACTCTGGCTCAACTGGTTTACAGTGATGTCAAAGTGGTGGAAAATTTTGACACGAGAGTATGGGTGTGTGTTGCTGAAAATCCAGACCCTGTTCATGTTACAAGGACAATAATAGGAGCAATAGATTCCCGTCTCTGTACTATggacaattttaattttcttcagACTAATTTGAAGGAAAAGTTAACAGGAAAGACATTCTTAGTTGTTTTAGACGATGTCTGGCATGATCAACAAGACACATGGGAGGATTTCCTGAAACCTTTTCGGAATGGGAATAATGGAAGTAAAATTCTCTTAACAACGCGTAATGAAAAGGTTGCTTCTGTGTTCACAGCTCCTAATGGACATTATCAACTAAGTTTATTGTCAGGCGAAGATTGTTGGTCGGTGTTTTTGAAGCATTCATCCGTTTCTACTAATTCCAAACAATATGCAACTCTAGAACCAATTGGTAGAAAAATTGTTGAAAAGTGTAAGGGGTTACCTTTGGCTGTGAAGACACTTGGAGGTTTACTGCGCAATAAGTATAATGTAAGGGATTGGGAGAATATACTTGAAAGTGAAATTTGGGAACTCTCGGTGGATGAAAGTAAGATTGTTCCTGCACTAAGAGTTAGCTATCACTACCTCCCTTCACATTTAAAGCGGTGCTTTGTTTATTGCTCATTGTTTCCTGAAGATTATCGATTTGTCAAAGATGAATTAATCTTGCTGTGGATGGCTGAAGGTCTCTTACAACCAATGGAAAACAACACATTAGAAAATATTGGTTGTGCATATTTTGATGAATTAGTTGCAAGATCATTTTTTCAACTTTATAGCCCCGGTGCTGGGTTATTTGTAATGCACGATCTCATGCATGATCTAGCGACGTTTTTTGCTGGAAAATTCTTTTCCAGAGTCGACAAATTTGGCAATCCACACATGGCAGATAGCAAAACTCGTCATTTGTCATATTGGGATCCAATCTCGAGATTTCTAGAGGCCTATAATGGAGCGATATATGTGAGAACATTTCTACATGTTCGTGTTCAATCATGGCTAAAACAATTAAGGTGTTTAAGAGTTTTGTCATTTGGTCCCTTTGAAATTCTGTCATTACCTGATTCAATAGGTGAGTTGATCCATTTGCGTTATTTGGATCTCTCTGAGACACCTATTGTGACATTGCCTGAATCATTGTGTAAATTATACAATCTCCAAACTTTGAAGTTGTGGGGTTGTAAGAAGCTAGAGATGCTTCCCAGCGGCATGCAAGATCTTGTGAACCTACGCCATCTTGATATCGGGGGAGCTCATAGTTTACAAGAGATGCCAAAAGGAATGAGTAAGTTAAAGCATCTGAATTTCTTAAGTGGTTATATTGTCGGGGAGCAAGTGGAGAATGGGATAAGAGAACTGGGAGCACTTGACGATCTTCATGGCTCACTTTGCATTTCCAAATTAAAGAATGTGAAAGACAGCGGTGAAGCTTTGGAGGCAAAGATGGGTAACAAGAAGCACATCATCATTTTAGACTTGAAATGGTTTcgagaagatgatgatgatgatgatgttgacaAATGGCTTGGAGAAGACGACTACGACGaagagaaggaggaggatgattgtggtggtggtggtgatacTGTTGAtgttgaaaaagagagagatatacTTGACAAGTTACAACCTCACCGAAACTTGGAGTGGTTATCAATTTATAGGTACAGGGGTGAAACATTCCCCGATTGGTTAGGCCTTCCTTGCTACTCCAATATGACTACATTGATTCTGTTTGTCTGTAAGAATTGCCGTCAGGTTCCTTCACTGGGACAGTTACCCTCTCTGCAGTATCTGGCGATACGTGGACTTCATGGGTTGGAGAGAATTGGTGGTGAGTTTTACAACAAAGCTGAATCATCTCATCAGGGCACACCCTTCAGATCTCTGGAGAGTCTGATATTTAATGGAATGCCTCGCTGGCGAGAGTGGCACATTCCTCATGACTTTGATGGATTTCCAAAACTTAAAACCCTTTCCATACTCAAGTGTCCGGTGTTAAGTGGAGATCTGCCTGCTCACCTTCCAGCTCTGGAGGAACTTATCATTTGGAAATGTGAAGAGCTTGCGTGTTCACTTCCGAGAGCTCCCAAGCTTCGCCAATCAATTATAGCCGGTTCCGGGATGAAGGATCCGGAAGATGACGAGataataatttcaaaaactCAGCAGGCGAAGTCCGTATTGGAGTGCCTGCTCCACATCCAATCGCCTTCGTGTCTCCGACGTTTGAGAATCCACAAGTGTTCGTCAGCCATATCAATTTCAGGAGACTATTTGCCGGATTCATTACAATTTCTGAAAATCTCGGGTTGTTCAAACTTAACAATCTCAGAGCCACTGCAACACAAGTCCCTAACGGAGGTAGTTGTGAGCAAGTGTGATTCACTGACGATGTTTCCATTGGGGGCCCTTCCAAATCTCAAGGCACTCCGTATCTCAAGTTGCCGCCGTTTAGTATCTGTGCCGGCGCTAGGCTTTGCTGCACCCCACCTAGAGGAACTGTATATGCGGGATTGCCCAGAAATGGATTGTTTTGGAGAGGAGTGGCTCCCGCCGAGCTTGACATCTCTTTGGATCTTTAATTGCGAGAAAGTAGGGAGGTGGATAACATCAAAGGGTTTGCAGAGTGAAGGCCTTACCCATCTTTTCCTTCGACAATGGAATGAAGTTAAGTCGTTCCCCAGAGAGGGTTGCCTTCCTGCTTCCCTCCAGTCTCTATATTTGGAGTCCTTTTCAAATCTGGAGACTCTAGACTGCAAAGGGCTTCACCAACTCACCTCCCTCCAAGAATTATCAATTGTTTGGTGTCCAAAGCTGGAGAATATCACACAACAAAACCTGCCTGCCTCCATATCAAAACTCATCATCACCGGAGAATGTCCTTTGAGGAGCAAGCTGGAAGAGATGAACGACCCACGGATTCAATTCGACGCAG GCACGATCTATTGCTGA